In a genomic window of Corynebacterium choanae:
- a CDS encoding phosphatase PAP2 family protein: MAALFGVFVVYAIVGNAITGIDARCWWWFITHRSNSMTTVMQAAAWLFDPPMVALFSGIMLTAVAIFRRRFALEALTFIAIESASLTTHLLKDVIGRHRPPVVFRLTSETNFSFPSGHATAAAALMTAIVVYVWLTYRLWQTLWIGLLGLAVTVFVAVSRMYLGVHWITDVIAGSLIGCGVVCCVTAIGALLINAIQRHPHTDAASHTAR, from the coding sequence GTGGCGGCTCTTTTTGGGGTGTTTGTGGTCTATGCGATTGTTGGCAACGCGATTACTGGTATCGATGCGCGCTGTTGGTGGTGGTTTATCACCCACCGAAGTAACTCGATGACCACAGTGATGCAGGCAGCAGCCTGGCTCTTTGATCCGCCTATGGTGGCACTGTTCAGCGGGATCATGCTCACCGCTGTTGCCATCTTCCGGCGGCGATTCGCCTTAGAAGCGCTCACCTTCATCGCTATCGAAAGCGCCTCGCTGACGACACATCTGCTCAAAGACGTGATTGGACGGCACCGGCCACCAGTGGTGTTCCGTCTTACTTCTGAAACGAATTTCTCGTTTCCATCTGGTCATGCCACCGCCGCAGCCGCACTGATGACGGCGATCGTGGTGTACGTGTGGCTCACCTACCGGCTGTGGCAGACCCTCTGGATCGGACTACTAGGTCTCGCAGTCACCGTATTTGTGGCCGTCAGCCGAATGTATCTTGGCGTGCACTGGATTACCGATGTTATTGCCGGAAGCCTCATTGGCTGTGGGGTGGTGTGTTGTGTGACTGCCATCGGTGCATTGTTGATCAACGCGATACAACGACATCCCCACACCGATGCTGCTTCCCACACAGCACGCTAA
- a CDS encoding L,D-transpeptidase — MQRLTRSVFTAVATLAAGSLVLAGCSPLGEPATGETVAEKSTTTKAPVPAVASVRDGATGYNPANPVTVKAVEGTLKEVVMTNQDGKVVQAEYSADRTTWTTAEDLGYFRTYTIQATTSEGATSTTVFDTITPDATTNVALSPLEGSTVGVGQTIGFRFGQPIEDREAAQEVITVTTNPPVEGAFYWLNDYELRWRPEHFWKPGTTVDVDVDLYGTHLGEGLWGNKRNHTSFTIGDEVIAVADDNTKTITISRNGQVINTMPTSMGRPDFATPQGTYIIGDQYPDIVMDSSTFGLAVTDPNGYRTDVKYATQMSYSGIFVHAAPWSVWAQGSQNTSHGCLNVSTENAKWFMDNTKRGDIVVVKNTVGGTLSGYDGLGDWNIPWETWKAGNATPAPAE; from the coding sequence ATGCAACGTTTGACCAGATCTGTGTTCACCGCTGTCGCAACACTTGCGGCCGGCTCTCTTGTGCTTGCAGGGTGCAGTCCATTGGGGGAGCCAGCAACCGGTGAAACTGTTGCCGAAAAATCGACAACTACGAAAGCGCCGGTGCCTGCAGTAGCGAGTGTGCGCGACGGTGCCACTGGCTACAATCCGGCGAATCCGGTGACGGTCAAAGCAGTGGAAGGCACCCTGAAAGAAGTCGTCATGACCAACCAGGACGGCAAGGTTGTTCAGGCGGAATATTCCGCCGATCGAACCACGTGGACCACCGCCGAGGATCTGGGCTATTTCCGCACTTACACCATTCAAGCCACCACGAGCGAAGGTGCCACATCGACGACGGTATTTGACACCATCACGCCGGATGCAACTACCAATGTGGCCTTAAGCCCGTTGGAAGGGTCGACGGTGGGGGTGGGGCAAACCATCGGGTTCCGGTTTGGTCAGCCCATTGAAGATCGGGAAGCCGCCCAAGAGGTCATTACGGTGACCACGAATCCACCGGTCGAAGGCGCGTTTTATTGGCTAAACGATTATGAGCTGCGGTGGCGTCCGGAACATTTTTGGAAACCCGGTACCACCGTGGATGTTGATGTTGATTTATACGGCACCCATTTGGGCGAAGGACTGTGGGGAAATAAACGCAACCACACCTCGTTTACCATTGGTGATGAGGTTATCGCCGTCGCCGATGACAACACAAAAACCATCACGATTAGCCGCAATGGCCAAGTGATCAACACCATGCCGACGTCAATGGGGCGGCCTGATTTTGCGACTCCACAGGGCACCTACATTATCGGCGACCAATATCCCGACATTGTTATGGATTCGTCAACATTCGGTCTGGCCGTTACCGACCCGAACGGATATCGGACTGACGTGAAGTATGCGACACAGATGTCCTATTCGGGGATTTTCGTGCATGCTGCCCCATGGTCAGTGTGGGCGCAGGGGAGCCAGAATACTTCCCACGGCTGCTTGAATGTGTCCACGGAAAACGCCAAGTGGTTTATGGACAATACGAAGCGCGGTGACATTGTGGTGGTGAAAAACACCGTCGGTGGCACGTTAAGCGGCTATGACGGCCTAGGGGACTGGAATATTCCGTGGGAGACCTGGAAGGCCGGCAATGCAACACCCGCACCGGCGGAGTAA